One window from the genome of Abditibacteriota bacterium encodes:
- a CDS encoding ATP-binding cassette domain-containing protein produces the protein MIELRDVHLSFGDKHVLKGVSFGIDSGKTLAIIGTSGAGKSTVLKCICGLVRPQSGSILIDGLDVMTADDKTLKSIRAKLGMVFQYSALFDYLTVYDNVAFGLRKHTSLTEAEIRDKVAEALSMVNLSHTMEMMPSELSGGMKKRVALARSLVLEPAFLLYDEPTSGLDPITTAATNKLINMGRDLGKTSLVVTHDIPTINSVADKIVFIHSGTVIYEGLYDDMINSDNPYVVQFMNGRTQGPIATIG, from the coding sequence ATGATAGAGCTCAGAGACGTCCACCTTTCCTTTGGCGACAAGCACGTGCTGAAGGGGGTATCCTTCGGTATAGATTCGGGGAAGACCCTGGCCATCATAGGCACCTCCGGCGCAGGCAAATCCACCGTGCTCAAATGCATCTGCGGGCTGGTGAGGCCCCAGTCGGGCAGCATACTCATAGACGGCCTGGACGTGATGACGGCCGACGACAAGACCCTGAAAAGCATCCGCGCCAAGCTGGGCATGGTGTTTCAGTATTCCGCCCTGTTTGACTATCTCACCGTGTATGACAACGTGGCCTTCGGGCTGAGAAAGCACACCTCTCTCACCGAAGCGGAGATCAGGGACAAGGTGGCAGAGGCCCTTAGCATGGTGAATCTGTCCCACACCATGGAGATGATGCCCAGCGAGCTGTCGGGAGGCATGAAAAAGAGAGTGGCTCTCGCCAGGAGCCTGGTGCTGGAGCCGGCCTTTTTGCTCTACGACGAGCCCACCTCGGGCCTGGACCCCATTACCACAGCAGCCACCAACAAGCTGATCAATATGGGCCGGGACCTGGGCAAGACCAGTCTGGTGGTGACTCACGACATACCCACCATCAACTCGGTGGCTGACAAGATAGTCTTCATTCACTCCGGGACCGTGATATACGAAGGCTTGTATGACGATATGATAAACAGCGACAATCCCTACGTGGTCCAGTTTATGAACGGACGGACCCAGGGACCCATCGCAACTATAGGATGA